Proteins encoded together in one Nitrospiraceae bacterium window:
- a CDS encoding DUF1295 domain-containing protein, producing the protein MFSGSQVNPLSWHMLTLPHVSQMVGLLLMLFVALWLVHLRVGNASFADVGFCLGFGLVIAICGLEAEGSPWRRVLVVGMGSAYACRLGWHLWKNRIWGRSEDPRYITLRAVLGKWESVGILGYFILQVPACLFFGFLLCWIMGHSESALRGWDLLGLGIFLLAFFGEALADIQLERFRSDPTNQGKVLQTGLWRFSRHPNYFFEILQWCAYIPLAVGLTGAWMAILWPVLMMWSLLWVTGVPWAEAQALTSRGEAYRRYQHTTNKLFPWLPRGNSS; encoded by the coding sequence GTGTTTTCCGGATCTCAGGTGAATCCGCTTTCCTGGCATATGCTCACGCTTCCGCATGTGTCTCAGATGGTCGGTCTCCTCCTGATGCTCTTCGTTGCCTTGTGGCTGGTACATTTACGAGTGGGCAATGCATCATTCGCCGATGTAGGATTTTGCTTGGGATTTGGCCTTGTCATTGCTATTTGCGGACTGGAGGCTGAAGGCAGCCCATGGCGACGGGTTCTTGTTGTGGGCATGGGGAGTGCGTATGCCTGCCGGTTGGGCTGGCACCTGTGGAAGAATCGCATTTGGGGAAGGTCGGAAGATCCCCGGTATATAACTCTTCGGGCAGTGCTGGGCAAATGGGAATCGGTCGGAATTTTGGGGTACTTCATACTGCAAGTTCCTGCTTGTCTGTTCTTTGGATTTCTCCTGTGCTGGATTATGGGCCATTCTGAATCCGCGCTAAGAGGCTGGGATCTTTTGGGCCTCGGAATCTTTTTGCTAGCCTTCTTTGGAGAGGCTCTTGCGGATATTCAACTTGAACGGTTCCGATCCGATCCGACTAATCAGGGCAAGGTCTTACAGACGGGGTTGTGGCGGTTTTCCCGTCATCCTAATTATTTTTTTGAAATCCTACAGTGGTGTGCGTATATTCCCTTGGCAGTTGGACTGACGGGGGCATGGATGGCGATTCTGTGGCCTGTGCTCATGATGTGGTCCCTCTTATGGGTGACGGGAGTGCCCTGGGCCGAGGCTCAGGCTCTGACCAGCCGAGGGGAAGCGTATCGCCGATATCAACACACCACTAATAAATTGTTTCCCTGGCTGCCTCGAGGGAACAGCTCATAA
- a CDS encoding DUF748 domain-containing protein encodes MKKSGKILFFIFLGLFLLYIFVGYLVVPWAITTKVPPMLSEQLGRPVVIQEVRFNPFLFKLQINGFDVQEPDGSPLLGFGELFIDFEPAASLVKRAYAFAEIRLGLPYGLAWVRADGSLNLAALGSSPDSQDVPPEALSEETSSPESTELPSILIEQLSIQQGMLEFRDYSRPTPFVAHFVPINLTLEQFSTQKGQANSYALSAERSAGEKINWEGTVTLEPFQSEGRLVFEDYQLPRLWTYAQDLVRFEIPQGQITMKGHYRMSTTDQGLNVLVDGGSLTIHDLQIQEKGTLSPVITMPLFEVNGVSVDVAKQDVQIPSIQSRDAHFTGWVGKDGVVNYQELFSPVALESQTAPEPETAPANPWNMVIEDMALDNFTIDFEDRQPEDPVKLLLNTIHFHTSNVSLDLDRPLPLDLSFQVNQTGQATLQGILEVDPLTIELDVSLKDIALQPFQPYMASFVQFDVGDGALTLQGKTHYQTRAKTQPMLTFQGGMAVANLALDDPMQDAPFLTWDAFVLKELDLQIEPTSVNLRDIGLTNPTLTLLIDADGGMNLKRLFSPPGSVSPKESASDENPAEADISGEPPTPVKIGAVTLTNLLARFTDQSISPNVVTEIEGLTGTIKGLSSEQLAKADVALEGTVDQYAPFKIAGQINPLSEEAYTDVTVTFNNLDLPTVSPYSAHYVGYPITKGKLSLDLDYKVSEKTLVGENKVLIDQLTMGEKVESPDATSLPIPLAVALLKDRKGQIDIDLPVRGNLDDPDFSYGGVIWNALGNLLTKVATSPFAMVGGLVGGSGDDLQYVAFPAGNAQLSPAEQEKLHTLGQALGDRPALRLDIAGAADPQVDREGLAAREFRKQLQQRKFVQGSSSAREGMSLDKIELSPEEEGRLLAEVYAEQFGAPPNTPASSPEGKAPDIPSPEQMRSQLLESIKVEDEQLRLLAQQRAQGIREFLIQEGKVSGDRVFLLEPNLSPVTEEQTVRSPLALAAN; translated from the coding sequence ATGAAAAAAAGTGGCAAAATTCTTTTTTTTATTTTTCTTGGCTTGTTCCTTCTCTATATTTTTGTGGGTTACCTGGTGGTTCCCTGGGCCATTACCACGAAGGTTCCACCCATGCTTTCAGAGCAACTCGGTCGGCCGGTGGTCATTCAGGAAGTCCGGTTCAATCCCTTTCTATTTAAGCTGCAGATAAATGGATTTGATGTTCAGGAACCTGATGGCTCTCCGTTACTCGGATTTGGGGAGTTGTTTATCGATTTCGAACCGGCCGCTTCCCTGGTCAAGCGAGCCTACGCTTTTGCGGAAATTCGGTTGGGGCTGCCGTATGGATTGGCATGGGTTCGCGCCGACGGGTCCTTGAATCTCGCGGCATTAGGCTCTTCCCCGGATTCTCAGGATGTCCCACCCGAGGCTCTATCTGAGGAAACCTCATCACCAGAATCAACAGAATTGCCGTCGATTCTCATCGAACAACTTTCCATTCAACAGGGAATGTTGGAATTTCGGGATTATTCCCGTCCGACTCCATTTGTGGCGCATTTCGTGCCAATTAATCTCACGCTGGAACAGTTTAGTACGCAAAAAGGTCAGGCGAATTCCTATGCACTCTCAGCCGAACGCAGTGCAGGTGAAAAAATTAACTGGGAAGGGACGGTTACCCTGGAACCCTTTCAGTCCGAAGGGCGCTTGGTTTTTGAAGATTACCAATTGCCCAGACTATGGACTTATGCTCAGGATCTGGTTCGATTTGAGATTCCTCAAGGACAGATAACGATGAAGGGACATTATCGAATGTCTACGACGGATCAGGGATTGAATGTCCTGGTCGATGGAGGGAGCCTGACGATTCATGATTTACAGATTCAGGAGAAGGGGACCCTCTCCCCCGTGATCACGATGCCCCTCTTTGAAGTCAACGGCGTCTCGGTTGATGTGGCCAAGCAGGACGTTCAAATTCCTTCGATACAGTCTCGCGACGCTCATTTTACCGGGTGGGTCGGGAAGGATGGAGTGGTCAATTATCAGGAGTTGTTTTCACCTGTGGCATTGGAAAGTCAGACAGCTCCTGAACCGGAAACCGCCCCGGCCAATCCCTGGAATATGGTCATTGAGGATATGGCCTTGGATAACTTCACGATTGATTTCGAGGACCGCCAACCCGAAGATCCTGTCAAGCTGCTATTGAACACCATTCATTTTCACACCTCGAACGTGTCCTTGGATTTGGATCGACCTCTTCCTCTCGATCTCTCGTTTCAGGTCAATCAAACTGGACAGGCCACATTACAAGGCATATTAGAGGTAGATCCTTTGACCATTGAACTGGACGTGTCCTTGAAAGATATTGCCCTTCAGCCGTTTCAACCGTACATGGCTTCCTTTGTTCAATTTGATGTCGGAGACGGGGCGCTCACGCTGCAAGGGAAAACCCATTATCAGACGAGGGCCAAGACACAACCAATGCTGACGTTTCAGGGAGGGATGGCAGTTGCTAATTTGGCGCTTGACGATCCCATGCAGGACGCACCCTTCTTGACGTGGGATGCGTTTGTGCTGAAGGAGTTGGATCTTCAGATTGAACCCACCTCAGTGAATCTTCGTGACATCGGACTGACAAATCCCACGCTCACATTGTTGATTGATGCGGATGGAGGGATGAACCTCAAGCGGTTGTTTTCACCACCAGGATCCGTGTCCCCAAAAGAGTCTGCCTCAGATGAAAATCCAGCAGAAGCAGACATTTCCGGAGAGCCACCGACTCCGGTCAAAATTGGAGCCGTCACACTTACCAATCTCCTGGCTCGCTTTACGGATCAATCAATTTCCCCCAATGTCGTCACTGAAATTGAGGGGCTGACCGGCACCATTAAAGGACTCTCCTCGGAACAATTAGCCAAAGCCGATGTCGCGTTAGAAGGGACGGTAGACCAATATGCTCCATTCAAAATTGCGGGGCAAATTAATCCTTTGAGTGAAGAGGCCTATACGGATGTGACCGTCACCTTCAACAATCTTGATCTCCCCACCGTCTCTCCTTATTCGGCCCATTATGTCGGGTATCCCATTACGAAGGGGAAGCTGTCGTTGGATCTTGACTATAAAGTTTCTGAAAAGACTCTCGTTGGTGAAAATAAGGTGTTGATTGATCAATTGACTATGGGTGAGAAAGTCGAAAGTCCGGATGCGACGTCGTTGCCGATTCCTCTTGCCGTGGCCTTACTGAAAGACCGCAAAGGACAGATCGATATCGATTTGCCGGTTCGCGGGAATTTGGACGACCCGGATTTTAGTTATGGAGGAGTGATCTGGAATGCCCTGGGAAATCTTCTGACGAAAGTTGCGACATCTCCTTTTGCCATGGTCGGAGGATTGGTGGGTGGCAGCGGTGATGATCTGCAATATGTGGCCTTTCCCGCGGGTAATGCCCAGTTGTCTCCTGCTGAGCAGGAAAAGCTGCATACCCTTGGTCAAGCGCTGGGCGATCGTCCTGCCTTACGACTGGATATCGCCGGGGCTGCCGATCCTCAGGTCGATCGCGAGGGTTTGGCCGCCAGGGAATTTCGGAAACAACTGCAACAGCGAAAATTCGTTCAGGGTTCCTCCTCCGCGAGGGAGGGGATGTCTTTGGATAAGATTGAACTCAGTCCAGAGGAGGAAGGGCGCTTGCTCGCAGAGGTGTATGCCGAGCAATTTGGAGCGCCACCTAATACCCCGGCTTCTTCTCCGGAAGGGAAGGCTCCGGACATCCCTTCACCTGAGCAGATGAGATCCCAATTGCTTGAATCGATCAAAGTGGAGGATGAGCAGCTTCGTCTCCTGGCTCAGCAACGGGCTCAAGGCATTCGAGAATTTCTCATCCAGGAGGGGAAGGTATCCGGTGACCGGGTGTTTCTCCTCGAACCAAACTTAAGTCCCGTCACGGAAGAGCAAACCGTTCGGAGTCCTTTGGCCTTAGCCGCGAATTGA
- the ffh gene encoding signal recognition particle protein has protein sequence MFTTLTEKIEKVFKQLRGQAVLTEQNITDALKEVRLALLEADVNFKIVKDFIEKVRIKAVGQEVLKSLTPAHQVVKVVWEELRDLLGHEQSALHLSSQPPTVIMMVGLQGSGKTTTTGKLAHYFKNEGKRVLLVAADPRRPAAGDQLTSLGTDLDIPVHRGTNEGQSGAQAVQTCRDGVARGRDHGYDVVLLDTGGRLQIDEELMQELVDIQTGVKPQEVLLIADSMTGQEAVAVAERFNQVLGLTGVILTKVEGDARGGAVLSIRAATGKPIKFLGIGEKLDALEPFYPDRMASRILGMGDVLTLIEKAQENFSQEQAVALQKKVSTNTLTLEDFRDQIKQVNKLGSFDQILDMLPGGQKIKTMMGPGAAGNAQLPEKEMKRVVAIIDSMTPRERRDHTILNGNRKKRVAKGSGTSVQEVNRLIKQFLDARRMMKSLVGGQMGLGKGKKRGKLIRRAIHARQ, from the coding sequence ATGTTTACCACGCTGACAGAGAAAATCGAAAAAGTTTTCAAACAGTTACGCGGCCAGGCCGTTCTAACTGAACAAAATATAACCGATGCCTTGAAAGAGGTGCGCCTGGCACTGTTAGAAGCCGACGTCAATTTCAAAATTGTTAAAGACTTTATTGAGAAGGTTCGTATAAAAGCCGTCGGGCAGGAAGTCCTGAAAAGTCTCACGCCCGCCCATCAAGTCGTGAAAGTTGTCTGGGAGGAACTTAGGGACCTTCTCGGACATGAACAAAGCGCCCTCCATCTCTCATCACAGCCTCCTACCGTCATCATGATGGTCGGATTGCAAGGCTCAGGCAAGACCACCACCACCGGGAAACTCGCTCATTATTTTAAAAATGAAGGCAAGCGGGTCTTGCTGGTCGCGGCAGATCCCCGTCGCCCTGCGGCAGGAGATCAGTTGACCTCACTGGGGACCGACCTGGATATTCCAGTCCATCGTGGCACCAACGAGGGTCAATCTGGCGCCCAGGCCGTTCAAACCTGTCGGGATGGAGTCGCCCGCGGACGTGATCACGGCTACGATGTGGTGCTCTTAGATACCGGCGGTCGACTGCAAATCGATGAAGAATTGATGCAGGAATTAGTCGATATTCAGACGGGCGTTAAGCCACAAGAAGTCTTGCTAATCGCCGACTCCATGACCGGTCAGGAAGCGGTTGCTGTTGCCGAACGCTTTAATCAGGTTCTCGGTCTCACTGGCGTCATTTTAACAAAGGTCGAGGGCGATGCCCGCGGCGGAGCGGTGCTATCCATCCGGGCGGCAACAGGAAAACCCATTAAATTCCTAGGAATCGGGGAAAAGCTGGATGCGTTAGAGCCCTTTTACCCAGACCGGATGGCCTCCCGTATTCTCGGTATGGGTGATGTGCTGACCTTGATCGAGAAAGCCCAGGAAAATTTTTCCCAGGAACAAGCGGTCGCATTGCAAAAAAAGGTTTCGACTAATACCCTGACGTTGGAAGATTTTCGTGATCAGATCAAACAGGTGAATAAATTAGGGTCATTCGATCAGATTTTAGACATGCTTCCGGGCGGGCAAAAGATTAAAACGATGATGGGGCCAGGCGCAGCCGGGAATGCTCAGCTACCCGAAAAAGAAATGAAACGGGTTGTGGCCATTATCGACTCGATGACCCCGCGCGAAAGACGGGATCATACGATTTTAAATGGGAATCGAAAGAAGAGGGTGGCCAAAGGCAGCGGAACATCCGTTCAAGAGGTCAATCGGCTCATAAAGCAATTTTTGGATGCCCGACGCATGATGAAGTCCCTGGTCGGAGGGCAAATGGGGTTGGGAAAAGGAAAAAAGCGCGGGAAGCTGATCCGCCGGGCTATCCATGCCAGGCAATAA
- the rpsP gene encoding 30S ribosomal protein S16, giving the protein MAVHLRLTRVGRHKRPFYRVVAADARMPRDGRFIEVIGTYDPLKASDKASFKEDRVLNWLQNGAQPTDSVRGLLRQTGIWKAFRESKQAPAK; this is encoded by the coding sequence GTGGCAGTACATTTGCGACTTACACGCGTGGGCCGGCATAAACGGCCATTTTATCGAGTAGTGGCAGCCGATGCCCGCATGCCGCGGGACGGTCGGTTCATTGAGGTTATCGGGACCTATGACCCCCTCAAGGCAAGCGATAAGGCGTCGTTCAAAGAAGATCGGGTGTTGAATTGGCTTCAAAATGGGGCTCAGCCCACTGATTCCGTCAGGGGTTTATTACGACAAACCGGTATCTGGAAGGCCTTTCGGGAATCCAAACAAGCCCCAGCAAAATAA
- the rimM gene encoding 16S rRNA processing protein RimM, translated as MDASEPSRSPMVTIGRILKPFGVHGEVRIESLSDVPGRFEGLETVTLALPDERVVETLVTSVRQINQGVILGLSAFSTPETAALYRGAWIKIPENQNLPRDTDTYYQFELIGLRVEDAEGHSIGTLEEVLEYPQHHVFVIRNEDREILVPASRRTIALVDLPHKVLRLTSREWWDTTYAL; from the coding sequence ATGGATGCTTCTGAGCCATCACGGTCTCCCATGGTAACCATTGGCCGGATTCTCAAGCCGTTCGGCGTCCATGGGGAAGTACGGATTGAATCGCTTTCGGATGTTCCCGGCCGGTTTGAGGGATTAGAAACAGTGACACTGGCCCTTCCAGATGAAAGGGTTGTGGAAACCCTGGTGACCTCGGTCCGGCAGATCAACCAGGGTGTGATTTTAGGTCTTTCAGCGTTTTCGACACCGGAAACCGCTGCCTTGTACCGAGGGGCCTGGATTAAGATTCCAGAGAATCAGAACCTACCCAGGGACACTGATACATATTATCAGTTTGAATTAATCGGGCTCAGGGTTGAAGATGCCGAAGGACATTCCATAGGAACATTAGAGGAAGTGCTGGAATATCCCCAACATCATGTGTTTGTGATTCGAAATGAGGATCGCGAAATTCTGGTCCCTGCCAGTCGGCGAACTATTGCCCTGGTAGACCTCCCCCATAAGGTTTTGCGGTTAACCTCGCGTGAATGGTGGGATACCACGTATGCGTTGTGA
- the trmD gene encoding tRNA (guanosine(37)-N1)-methyltransferase TrmD, with translation MRCDILTLFPELIHSVSSQSIMKRAQDKGLLTLNVHNIRDYTHDPHRTADDTPYGGGGGMVMKAEPIFQAIDRLTQELNEIRIIIPSPQGIRFSHGLANDLSQETRPLLFICGHYEGIDERVRTHLRVEEISLGDYVLTGGELAALVMIDAAMRLIPGVLGDPHSAQRESFVESLLDFPHFTKPVEIRGMSVPDILMSGNHEAIRRWRRKESLRQTLLKRPDLLNHHTWSSEDRELLEEIEHNYTSTSGRTTRP, from the coding sequence ATGCGTTGTGACATTTTGACATTATTTCCCGAGTTGATTCACTCTGTGAGCTCACAGAGCATCATGAAACGCGCCCAGGATAAGGGCCTGCTCACACTCAATGTCCACAACATTCGGGACTATACCCATGATCCACATCGGACGGCGGATGATACGCCCTACGGAGGTGGCGGCGGGATGGTCATGAAGGCCGAACCGATTTTTCAAGCCATTGACCGGCTAACACAGGAACTCAATGAAATACGCATCATTATCCCTTCTCCACAGGGCATCAGGTTTTCCCATGGACTTGCGAATGACCTGAGCCAGGAGACTCGCCCGTTGCTATTTATTTGTGGGCACTATGAGGGAATAGACGAACGCGTGCGAACCCATTTGCGGGTTGAAGAAATTTCCCTTGGGGATTATGTGCTGACCGGTGGTGAGTTGGCCGCACTCGTGATGATCGATGCGGCCATGCGTCTCATACCCGGAGTATTAGGGGACCCACATTCTGCTCAGCGAGAGTCCTTTGTGGAATCCCTATTAGACTTTCCTCATTTCACGAAACCCGTTGAAATTCGAGGCATGTCAGTTCCTGACATTTTGATGTCCGGCAACCATGAAGCCATTCGCCGTTGGCGTCGAAAAGAATCCTTACGCCAGACGCTGCTGAAACGGCCGGATTTGTTAAATCATCATACTTGGAGTAGTGAAGATCGTGAATTATTGGAAGAGATTGAACACAACTATACCTCGACGTCCGGTCGTACGACGAGACCTTGA
- the rplS gene encoding 50S ribosomal protein L19, with protein sequence MNLLERLEQSLAQGTVPFFEIGDTVRVKVRVVEERQYGKKKEEAKERIQVFEGLVIARKGRKVCENFTVRKISFGVGVERIFPLHSPNLAGIEVIRKGQVRRAKLYYLRDKKGKAAKISEREFSRTPKTVKNAGSAVEVPESGESESAEVTE encoded by the coding sequence ATGAATCTGTTGGAGCGTTTAGAGCAATCGTTGGCACAGGGAACCGTGCCGTTTTTTGAAATTGGTGACACCGTCAGAGTCAAAGTGCGCGTGGTGGAAGAACGACAATACGGGAAAAAGAAGGAAGAGGCCAAAGAACGCATTCAGGTGTTTGAAGGGCTCGTAATCGCTCGGAAAGGCCGCAAGGTATGTGAGAATTTTACCGTTCGCAAGATTTCATTTGGAGTCGGAGTCGAGCGGATTTTCCCCCTTCACTCTCCTAATCTGGCAGGCATCGAAGTCATCAGAAAAGGTCAAGTGCGGCGGGCGAAGTTGTATTACCTTCGAGACAAAAAAGGCAAAGCTGCTAAAATTTCAGAACGGGAGTTTTCGCGTACACCAAAAACGGTAAAAAATGCTGGATCGGCAGTCGAGGTTCCTGAATCCGGTGAATCGGAATCCGCGGAAGTAACGGAATAA
- a CDS encoding ribonuclease HII: MGTGPTDFFEQAARALGYRRIAGLDEAGRGPLAGPVVAAIVILPRRWSPVLLDDSKLLTEQQRQTLYDTITTRAIAWSIGMASEQEIDELNILGATRLAGCRALSDLAIPPDYLLLDALHLPRVAVPQRPVIKGDQLSRSIAAASILAKVSRDRIMTTYHERFPQYQFHLHKGYPTPEHLRRLQKFGPCPAHRQSFRPVQACLNVPSLA, from the coding sequence ATGGGTACGGGGCCGACAGATTTTTTTGAACAAGCGGCCCGGGCCCTTGGTTACCGGCGCATTGCAGGCCTGGATGAGGCTGGGCGCGGGCCTTTGGCCGGGCCGGTGGTCGCTGCGATCGTGATTCTTCCACGTCGTTGGTCACCGGTCCTTCTCGACGACTCCAAACTCCTGACTGAACAGCAACGCCAGACCCTGTACGATACCATTACCACCCGGGCCATTGCATGGTCCATTGGCATGGCATCAGAACAGGAGATTGACGAACTCAACATCCTGGGGGCCACACGGTTGGCCGGTTGCCGGGCTCTTAGCGACTTGGCCATACCACCAGATTATCTCCTTCTTGATGCTTTGCACCTCCCTAGGGTTGCTGTCCCTCAACGACCGGTAATCAAAGGCGACCAACTTTCACGGTCCATTGCCGCCGCTTCTATTCTAGCCAAAGTATCACGGGATCGCATCATGACCACCTACCACGAACGCTTTCCTCAGTATCAATTTCATCTCCACAAAGGATATCCCACACCGGAACATCTCAGACGACTACAGAAGTTTGGCCCGTGTCCTGCGCATCGACAAAGCTTCCGGCCCGTCCAAGCCTGCCTGAATGTGCCCTCCCTCGCATGA
- a CDS encoding YraN family protein has translation MTTPSHQFGRSAEEFAEEWLRKKGYRILERNLRVGGGELDLIAQHHDTLVFIEVKGRRTDQFGGAPYAIDARKKRQIIKLASYYLSQHGLSNQVCRFDVILIAGTSQGTPKLTHLEQAFEVSSSDWQW, from the coding sequence ATGACCACGCCTTCTCACCAATTTGGACGATCAGCGGAGGAGTTTGCAGAGGAATGGCTCAGAAAAAAAGGCTATCGGATTCTTGAGCGAAATCTGCGAGTAGGGGGTGGAGAATTGGATCTCATTGCACAACACCATGATACCCTGGTGTTTATTGAGGTCAAGGGACGACGCACCGATCAATTCGGCGGCGCTCCCTATGCCATCGATGCGCGGAAAAAACGCCAAATCATTAAACTGGCGTCCTATTACCTTTCTCAACATGGCCTCAGCAACCAAGTTTGCCGGTTTGATGTTATCCTGATTGCGGGAACCTCCCAAGGTACTCCGAAATTAACTCACCTGGAACAGGCTTTTGAGGTTTCCAGCTCCGACTGGCAATGGTAA
- the ftsE gene encoding cell division ATP-binding protein FtsE — MIQLFHVTKYYDGCLALSDISLRIEKGECVLLTGPSGAGKTTLLKLIFGAEHPDEGQILVQNRNIARLGGSDIPYHRRTMGYVLQDFKLLPQRTVSENVALPLIIRGLSSFESRRKVMEALRAVGMDHKLSTIASVLSAGEQQRVCIARAIVNSPIILLADEPTGNLDPQLTTEIAALFKAINTRGTTVMMATHNRQVVEQLNGRILRLDCGHLVSDQGAYT; from the coding sequence ATGATTCAATTATTTCACGTCACCAAATATTACGATGGCTGCCTTGCGCTTTCAGATATTTCACTACGAATCGAAAAAGGCGAGTGTGTGTTACTTACGGGACCAAGCGGAGCCGGTAAAACCACTTTACTCAAGCTTATTTTTGGAGCAGAACACCCTGATGAGGGTCAAATTCTCGTCCAAAATCGCAACATCGCCAGACTCGGGGGATCCGATATTCCCTATCATCGAAGGACCATGGGGTATGTTCTTCAGGATTTCAAGCTGCTCCCGCAGCGGACGGTTTCCGAGAATGTGGCCCTTCCACTCATTATTCGTGGGTTGTCATCGTTCGAATCGCGGCGGAAGGTCATGGAAGCCCTTCGCGCGGTTGGCATGGACCATAAACTCAGCACCATTGCCTCCGTGCTGTCCGCTGGAGAGCAGCAACGAGTGTGTATCGCCAGAGCGATTGTAAACAGCCCTATCATTCTTTTAGCAGACGAACCGACGGGAAATTTAGACCCCCAACTGACCACCGAAATTGCGGCATTATTTAAAGCCATCAATACCCGGGGAACCACCGTCATGATGGCAACCCACAATCGACAAGTTGTGGAACAATTGAATGGCAGAATCCTCAGGCTGGATTGCGGACACCTCGTGTCTGATCAGGGAGCGTATACGTGA
- a CDS encoding ABC transporter permease, producing MKRIWYFIREAYTSLRTHQTSTLIGILTTAFTLTSFGIFLLLYHNVHNLLGQVQHTIQIIVYPKDDIESGKLRDLQQDLKADPVVNSLTFISKQDALTEFKKQFPEEVYLLEGLGESPFPASLVLTMAPKTPNTDMIANLVNRLKHHPDIDRVRYNRDWIERLTLIIAYLEFGALVVGSILALASVTIIAITVQLAFHTRQQEIEILRLIGATSLFISIPYLIEGAILGAAGGGMALGFLRGGFELFTHKTQGMSVFGGFSSALEFFPLPLSLILMAGGILLGCLGTLTTIYGSMRFRL from the coding sequence GTGAAACGGATCTGGTATTTTATCCGTGAAGCCTATACCAGCCTCCGCACGCATCAGACCAGTACGCTGATTGGCATTCTCACCACCGCATTCACCCTGACCAGCTTTGGCATCTTTCTCCTTCTTTATCATAACGTGCACAATCTGTTGGGTCAGGTTCAACACACTATACAAATCATCGTTTATCCCAAGGATGACATTGAATCTGGCAAACTTCGTGACTTACAACAGGACCTCAAGGCGGATCCGGTAGTGAACTCCCTCACCTTTATTTCAAAGCAGGACGCCTTAACGGAATTCAAAAAACAATTCCCCGAGGAAGTCTATCTTTTGGAAGGTCTTGGCGAGAGCCCGTTTCCCGCATCATTGGTCCTAACCATGGCCCCCAAGACTCCAAACACCGATATGATTGCCAACCTGGTCAATCGGCTCAAACATCATCCCGATATCGATCGGGTTCGGTATAATCGGGATTGGATCGAGCGCCTGACCCTGATCATCGCCTATTTGGAATTCGGCGCGTTAGTGGTTGGGAGCATTTTGGCCTTAGCCTCGGTCACCATCATTGCGATTACCGTGCAACTGGCATTTCATACCAGACAGCAGGAAATTGAAATTTTACGGTTAATCGGGGCGACGAGTCTCTTTATTAGCATTCCGTATCTCATCGAGGGAGCCATTTTAGGGGCTGCCGGGGGCGGTATGGCCTTAGGATTCTTACGTGGGGGGTTTGAACTTTTTACGCACAAAACACAAGGTATGAGCGTGTTCGGAGGATTTTCCTCCGCATTAGAGTTTTTCCCCCTCCCCCTTTCACTCATTTTGATGGCAGGAGGCATCCTTTTGGGGTGCCTGGGAACACTGACGACCATTTATGGATCGATGCGATTTCGTCTATGA